From a region of the Candidatus Sulfotelmatobacter sp. genome:
- a CDS encoding alpha/beta hydrolase — MNRRRFMLATAATLGAAAFAPARGAAPEGVSFPAAGGSLAYRRFGTDGPIDVLLAGGPGIDSTYLDPVAERLANGRTELVFDQRGTGASRAAEADGAQMTLAGFIADLDDLRTQVGLERLALIGHSWGTMLAMAYAAAHPERVASLALLDPGGPDLRFGQDFERRIRARLTPAQRAAAQAAGTAGRPDLYAILPGYFFDNALGAAYAARPGAIVVHDDVQNLLWPDLTKHYDVKAALRGTTIPTLVVYGDVDPSLAAKPALDALFPHATVVTIPRAGHFPWLENPDPFYAALTAFQAGASGPTAPGRPASAS, encoded by the coding sequence GTGAACCGCCGGCGCTTCATGCTCGCCACGGCGGCGACGCTCGGCGCCGCTGCGTTCGCGCCCGCACGGGGCGCGGCCCCCGAGGGCGTCTCTTTTCCCGCCGCGGGCGGTTCTCTCGCCTATCGCCGCTTCGGCACGGACGGCCCGATCGACGTCTTGCTGGCCGGCGGCCCCGGCATCGATTCGACCTATCTCGACCCGGTCGCCGAACGGCTCGCGAACGGCCGGACCGAGCTGGTCTTCGACCAGCGGGGTACCGGCGCGTCGCGCGCCGCGGAAGCCGACGGCGCGCAGATGACCCTGGCCGGCTTCATCGCGGACCTCGACGACCTGCGCACCCAGGTGGGGCTCGAACGGCTCGCGCTGATCGGTCACTCGTGGGGCACGATGCTGGCGATGGCCTATGCGGCCGCGCACCCCGAACGCGTCGCATCGCTCGCGCTGCTCGATCCCGGCGGCCCGGACCTGCGCTTCGGCCAAGACTTCGAGCGCCGGATTCGCGCCCGCCTCACGCCGGCACAGCGGGCAGCCGCGCAGGCGGCGGGCACGGCGGGGCGACCGGACCTCTACGCGATCCTGCCGGGGTACTTCTTCGACAACGCGCTCGGCGCGGCGTACGCGGCGCGTCCGGGCGCGATCGTCGTGCACGACGACGTGCAGAACCTGCTCTGGCCCGATCTCACGAAGCACTACGACGTCAAGGCCGCCCTGCGCGGCACGACCATCCCCACCCTGGTCGTCTACGGCGACGTCGACCCGTCGCTGGCGGCGAAGCCGGCGCTCGACGCGCTCTTCCCGCACGCGACCGTCGTCACGATCCCGCGCGCGGGGCACTTCCCGTGGCTCGAGAATCCGGACCCGTTCTACGCCGCGCTGACCGCGTTCCAGGCCGGCGCGTCCGGGCCGACCGCTCCCGGTCGGCCCGCGTCCGCGTCGTAG
- a CDS encoding phage holin family protein, giving the protein MGFIIRVIVNAIALYVIAYFGLIHGVGVSGVGGALLAALILGVVNAILRPILVILSLPLQIVTLGLFTLVINGLLFWLVGSLGIGLYVHGFWAGFWGAIATAIISWILSLFTAGFDRKTA; this is encoded by the coding sequence ATGGGTTTCATCATCCGGGTCATCGTCAACGCGATCGCCCTCTACGTCATCGCATACTTCGGGTTGATCCACGGGGTCGGCGTGAGCGGGGTGGGCGGGGCGCTGCTGGCCGCGCTGATTCTCGGCGTCGTCAACGCGATCTTGCGTCCGATTCTGGTGATCCTGAGCCTGCCGCTCCAGATCGTCACGCTCGGCTTGTTCACGCTCGTGATCAACGGCTTGCTGTTCTGGCTCGTCGGCTCGCTGGGAATCGGACTCTACGTCCACGGCTTCTGGGCCGGTTTCTGGGGCGCGATCGCGACCGCGATCATCTCCTGGATACTCAGCTTGTTCACGGCTGGTTTCGACCGCAAGACGGCCTGA
- a CDS encoding quinone-dependent dihydroorotate dehydrogenase, whose protein sequence is MFDPFRLARPLLHRLDPEDAHELTLRALESGLVPGQPRDDDPILATTLFGRALPNPIGLAAGFDKNGRVYERMAAHGFGFVEIGGVTPKPQLGNPRPRVFRLPEDGAVINRMGFPNDGADALEARLARKGRGPLGALGVNLAANGDSDDPTADFVWLARRFAPHADYLTLDISCPNSENGQLFLDPVRLAELLAQLAAIPWYGARPTMVAKLAPDVEDALLERLVTTLVAGGIDGIVVANTTRTRPRGLHGAAAAEPGGLSGRPLLAPSTALLARVRDLTGGRIPLIGVGGVASGADAYAKVRAGASAVQLYTGLIYEGTALVTRIKRELAALLRRDGFASVAEASGTPAGTAGLGTVL, encoded by the coding sequence GTGTTCGACCCGTTCCGGCTGGCGCGGCCGCTGCTGCATCGCCTCGACCCCGAAGACGCGCACGAGCTGACGCTGCGCGCGCTCGAGAGCGGGCTCGTGCCGGGCCAGCCGCGCGACGACGATCCGATCTTGGCGACGACGCTGTTCGGGCGTGCGCTGCCGAACCCGATCGGATTGGCCGCCGGGTTCGACAAGAACGGGCGCGTCTACGAACGGATGGCCGCGCACGGCTTCGGGTTCGTCGAGATCGGCGGTGTGACGCCCAAACCGCAGCTCGGCAATCCGCGACCGCGCGTGTTCCGCTTGCCCGAAGACGGCGCGGTCATCAATCGCATGGGCTTTCCGAACGACGGCGCCGACGCGCTCGAAGCGCGGCTGGCGCGCAAGGGACGCGGGCCGCTCGGTGCGCTCGGCGTCAACCTCGCCGCCAACGGCGACAGCGACGATCCGACGGCCGATTTCGTCTGGCTCGCACGCCGCTTCGCGCCGCACGCGGACTACCTCACGCTGGACATCTCGTGCCCGAACAGCGAGAACGGACAGCTCTTTCTCGATCCGGTGCGATTGGCCGAGCTGCTCGCCCAACTGGCGGCGATCCCGTGGTACGGCGCGCGCCCGACGATGGTCGCCAAGCTCGCGCCCGACGTCGAGGACGCGTTGCTCGAACGCCTCGTGACGACCCTGGTCGCGGGCGGCATCGACGGCATCGTCGTCGCCAACACGACGCGCACGCGTCCGCGCGGCCTGCACGGCGCCGCGGCGGCCGAGCCCGGCGGGCTCTCGGGCCGGCCGTTGCTCGCACCCTCGACCGCGCTGCTGGCGCGCGTGCGCGACCTGACCGGCGGACGGATCCCGCTGATCGGGGTAGGCGGCGTCGCCTCCGGCGCGGACGCCTACGCCAAGGTCCGGGCGGGCGCGAGCGCGGTGCAGCTCTACACCGGCCTGATCTACGAGGGGACGGCCCTGGTGACCCGGATCAAGCGCGAGCTCGCCGCGCTGCTGCGCCGGGACGGCTTCGCCTCGGTGGCCGAAGCGAGCGGCACGCCGGCGGGAACCGCCGGTTTGGGTACCGTGTTATAG
- a CDS encoding multiubiquitin domain-containing protein, translating into MHHTTIQIEINGHRHDVHHASRTGAEIKALVDEENGELFRLDGDERQRVDDDEIVHLHEQERFVIVHHPHHVSIRIEVDGDPYVSHREVRTGAEIKALAHRPPGNLLYRLLHDGQRVKIGDEERVHLKEGERFITVPPVGHAS; encoded by the coding sequence ATGCACCACACGACCATCCAAATCGAAATCAACGGCCACCGCCACGACGTCCACCACGCCAGCCGCACCGGAGCCGAAATCAAGGCCCTGGTCGACGAGGAGAACGGGGAACTGTTCCGCCTCGACGGCGACGAGCGCCAACGCGTCGACGACGACGAGATCGTGCACCTGCACGAGCAGGAGCGCTTCGTCATCGTCCATCACCCGCACCACGTCTCAATCCGCATCGAGGTCGACGGGGACCCGTACGTCTCGCATCGCGAGGTTCGCACGGGCGCCGAAATCAAGGCGCTGGCGCACCGCCCGCCCGGCAACCTGCTGTACCGCCTGCTCCACGACGGGCAGCGCGTCAAGATCGGCGACGAGGAGCGCGTCCACCTCAAGGAAGGCGAGCGCTTCATCACCGTCCCGCCGGTGGGCCACGCGAGTTGA
- a CDS encoding ThiF family adenylyltransferase has product MNTMSRMSFLGDGLTWLREATITVLGAGGGGSHLAQQVAHLGVGRLPLVDFDPLEDHNVNRVVGAGYKDVGELKAALLARRFGDLGTRIIPVPHKAEAREARRWIEQSDVVFGAVDGARSRNNIEGFCRAALVPYIDIGLRIHVAEDETTVQAIGGQIVTSVPGGPCLWCAEVVTEEALLLDRQEYLAGRPEQQVVSLNGILASQAVSSMLSLMTGYAPDFPVPAVVRYDGLTHTMKPDPYVKGPCPHYPLDAAGWRTVLPPRVAAA; this is encoded by the coding sequence ATGAACACGATGAGCCGCATGAGCTTCCTCGGCGATGGCCTGACCTGGCTGCGGGAAGCCACCATCACCGTCCTCGGGGCAGGGGGCGGGGGGTCGCACCTCGCCCAGCAGGTCGCGCACCTGGGCGTCGGTCGCCTCCCCCTCGTCGACTTTGATCCGCTCGAAGACCACAACGTCAACCGCGTCGTCGGCGCCGGCTACAAGGACGTCGGCGAGCTGAAGGCCGCGCTGCTCGCCCGGCGCTTCGGAGATCTTGGAACTCGCATCATCCCCGTGCCGCACAAGGCGGAGGCCCGCGAGGCGCGCCGCTGGATCGAGCAGAGCGACGTCGTCTTCGGCGCCGTCGATGGCGCGCGGTCCCGGAACAACATCGAGGGCTTCTGCCGTGCGGCCCTCGTGCCGTACATCGACATCGGCCTGAGGATCCACGTCGCCGAGGACGAGACGACCGTCCAGGCCATCGGCGGCCAGATCGTCACGTCGGTTCCCGGCGGCCCCTGCCTGTGGTGCGCCGAGGTCGTCACGGAGGAAGCGCTGCTGCTCGACCGTCAGGAATATCTCGCCGGCCGCCCCGAGCAGCAGGTAGTTTCGCTTAACGGCATCCTCGCGTCCCAGGCGGTGAGCAGCATGCTCAGCCTGATGACCGGCTACGCGCCCGATTTCCCGGTCCCCGCGGTCGTCCGGTATGATGGCCTCACGCACACCATGAAGCCGGACCCGTACGTCAAAGGCCCCTGCCCGCACTACCCGCTCGACGCGGCGGGCTGGCGCACCGTGCTCCCGCCGCGGGTCGCCGCGGCGTGA
- a CDS encoding ImmA/IrrE family metallo-endopeptidase: MTQPVRPNPAALADATLLRSGQPRMANNRAVDVERIVREFCKIEPWFVPDLDLGGKPLLGLFSPTLNAIMVDSRQILVRQRFTLAHEIGHVQLEHGHGNAVSLFETADPEVFACTEDDESLNTMDEARAESKAWLRKVKEIRANKFAAHLLMPEGLVRDVWREEHGDPDRVAHALMVSKEALGYRLQALNLK, translated from the coding sequence ATGACCCAGCCGGTCCGTCCGAATCCGGCCGCCCTCGCCGATGCGACGCTTCTTCGCTCGGGACAGCCGCGGATGGCGAACAACCGGGCCGTCGACGTCGAACGAATCGTGCGCGAGTTCTGCAAGATCGAACCGTGGTTCGTCCCCGATCTCGACCTCGGCGGCAAGCCGCTGCTCGGACTCTTCAGCCCGACCTTGAACGCCATCATGGTCGACAGTCGTCAGATTCTCGTTCGTCAGCGCTTCACGCTCGCGCACGAAATCGGGCACGTGCAGCTTGAGCACGGACACGGGAATGCGGTGTCGCTATTCGAGACCGCGGATCCCGAAGTGTTCGCTTGCACCGAAGACGACGAGAGCCTCAACACGATGGACGAGGCTCGCGCGGAATCCAAAGCGTGGCTCCGAAAAGTCAAAGAGATTCGAGCGAACAAGTTCGCCGCGCATCTTTTGATGCCCGAAGGGCTCGTGCGCGACGTTTGGCGCGAAGAACACGGCGACCCGGATCGCGTCGCTCATGCCCTGATGGTCTCGAAAGAAGCACTCGGGTACCGCCTCCAAGCACTCAATCTGAAGTAG
- a CDS encoding PP2C family protein-serine/threonine phosphatase — translation MEHLFPPQFLRLPGMEIALAYRHAGNREHVGGDIIDVYRLLDGQTVLSIADISGKGVKAAVDAALVKYSMRAYASEGFSPDRILRSLNRLYIEKNINDGEESFVTAFVAAFDPATGVLRYASAAHDPIAIREPGRPAYELPVTAPLLALFDDPAELFGEARLTVESNTLLVAATDGLTESRGPGGEFFGLERLLRLIDANCDKDAEGVLAAVLSEVRSFSRVEFEDDTAILVARFI, via the coding sequence GTGGAGCATCTCTTTCCACCACAGTTCCTGCGCCTGCCCGGCATGGAGATCGCACTCGCATATCGGCACGCCGGCAACCGGGAGCACGTCGGCGGCGACATCATCGACGTCTACCGTCTGCTCGACGGGCAGACGGTGCTATCGATAGCGGACATCTCCGGCAAGGGCGTGAAGGCGGCCGTCGATGCGGCGCTGGTCAAATACTCGATGCGAGCGTATGCTTCGGAAGGATTCTCGCCCGACCGCATCTTGCGTTCGCTCAACCGCCTGTACATCGAGAAAAACATCAACGACGGCGAGGAGTCGTTCGTCACCGCGTTCGTCGCGGCGTTCGATCCGGCGACCGGTGTGTTGCGCTACGCCTCGGCGGCCCACGACCCGATCGCGATCCGCGAGCCAGGACGGCCGGCCTACGAACTGCCCGTCACCGCTCCACTCTTGGCGCTCTTCGATGACCCCGCGGAGCTCTTCGGCGAGGCACGTCTCACGGTCGAAAGCAACACGCTGCTCGTCGCCGCGACCGACGGTCTGACCGAAAGCCGTGGTCCGGGCGGCGAGTTTTTCGGGCTCGAGCGCCTGCTGCGGCTGATCGACGCGAACTGTGACAAAGACGCGGAAGGCGTGCTCGCGGCCGTGCTGTCGGAAGTCCGATCGTTCTCACGCGTCGAGTTCGAAGACGATACGGCGATTCTCGTCGCGCGGTTTATTTAA
- a CDS encoding GNAT family N-acetyltransferase, translating into MQVRRATEDDAAGACAVIRASIRELCTLDHGGDEGYIASWLSNKTLENVRRWIAQSHFFVVEEDGAVVGVGAMTDDGKITLNYVAPAARLRGVSTALLQRLEETAGAMGLETCRLESTRTALRFYEARGYAKVPETYILPLTGTTAVVLAKRL; encoded by the coding sequence GTGCAGGTACGACGAGCGACCGAAGACGACGCTGCCGGGGCGTGTGCGGTCATACGGGCATCGATTCGGGAGCTGTGCACGCTCGATCACGGCGGGGACGAAGGCTACATCGCCAGCTGGTTGTCGAACAAGACGCTCGAGAACGTGCGGCGGTGGATCGCGCAATCGCACTTCTTCGTGGTCGAGGAGGACGGCGCGGTCGTCGGGGTCGGCGCGATGACGGACGACGGGAAGATCACCCTCAACTACGTCGCACCGGCCGCGCGCCTGCGCGGCGTGAGCACGGCCCTCTTGCAGCGGCTCGAGGAAACGGCCGGTGCGATGGGACTCGAAACGTGCCGGCTGGAGAGCACGCGGACCGCGCTGCGTTTCTACGAAGCGCGGGGGTACGCGAAGGTCCCGGAGACGTACATTCTGCCGCTGACCGGAACGACGGCAGTCGTTCTCGCGAAACGGTTGTAG
- a CDS encoding diguanylate cyclase, which translates to MAAEAIFVGILLLAALRLRGWFGPSLVYIIFGGIFQLAALFAGGVYVQLTPWLVVSSGSVVLFPAAMFLVLYVYLISDAQDARKLIYGLAGANVLLMPLTFFVAWQLRSPVVVNPYHLEPQLFDHQWRIIVSSAVVLFLDTVLVCVLYELVSRFSRNVFVRVFVSLTATLWFDSVAFVTGSFGGHADFNTILVSQLIGKTGAAVIYSILLGVYLSVFGELEGVVVGDGRGLGSTLRSLTYRQRFEELQKLAERDPLTSVYNRGYFDDALQRHTEIARHAGRSLSVLMIDVDEFKRVNDALGHAEGDRVLQRIATVLGNCLRSSDCVCRYGGDEFAILLPQTGTTDALASAERIVAEVPRACAAAAAGARGTAITVTIGVATLPHDGSTAEELLATADRRLYEGKAAGRNRAVGEKGPRVTSRT; encoded by the coding sequence ATGGCCGCCGAGGCCATCTTCGTCGGCATCCTATTGCTGGCGGCCCTGCGCCTGCGCGGCTGGTTCGGTCCCTCGCTCGTCTACATCATCTTCGGCGGGATCTTCCAGCTCGCAGCGCTCTTCGCCGGCGGCGTGTACGTGCAGCTCACGCCGTGGCTGGTCGTCAGCTCCGGATCGGTCGTGCTGTTCCCGGCGGCGATGTTCTTGGTGCTCTACGTCTACCTGATCTCCGACGCACAGGACGCACGCAAGCTCATCTACGGTCTGGCCGGCGCGAACGTGCTGCTCATGCCGCTGACGTTCTTCGTCGCCTGGCAGCTGCGCTCGCCCGTCGTGGTCAACCCCTATCACCTCGAGCCGCAGCTCTTCGACCACCAGTGGCGAATCATCGTCTCGAGCGCGGTCGTCCTGTTCTTGGACACCGTGCTGGTCTGCGTGCTCTACGAGCTGGTCAGCCGCTTCTCGCGCAACGTCTTCGTGCGCGTCTTCGTATCGCTGACCGCGACGCTGTGGTTCGACTCGGTTGCATTCGTCACCGGCTCGTTCGGCGGGCACGCGGATTTCAACACCATCCTGGTCTCGCAGCTGATCGGCAAGACCGGCGCGGCGGTGATCTACTCGATCCTGCTCGGGGTCTACCTGTCCGTCTTCGGCGAATTGGAGGGCGTCGTCGTCGGCGACGGACGCGGGCTCGGTTCGACGCTGCGCTCGCTGACCTATCGCCAGCGCTTCGAGGAGCTGCAGAAGCTGGCGGAGCGCGACCCGCTGACCTCGGTCTACAACCGCGGCTACTTCGACGATGCGCTGCAGCGCCACACCGAGATCGCACGCCACGCCGGGCGTTCGCTGAGCGTGCTGATGATCGACGTCGACGAGTTCAAGCGGGTCAACGACGCGCTCGGACACGCCGAGGGCGATCGCGTGTTGCAGCGGATCGCGACCGTGCTCGGGAACTGCCTGCGATCGTCCGACTGCGTCTGCCGCTACGGCGGCGACGAGTTCGCGATCCTCTTGCCGCAGACCGGGACGACCGACGCGCTCGCGTCGGCCGAGCGCATCGTGGCCGAAGTGCCGCGCGCGTGCGCCGCTGCGGCCGCCGGTGCGCGCGGGACCGCGATCACCGTGACCATCGGCGTTGCGACGCTCCCGCACGACGGCTCGACGGCCGAGGAGCTGTTGGCGACCGCCGATCGCCGGCTCTACGAAGGCAAGGCCGCCGGGCGCAATCGCGCCGTCGGCGAGAAGGGTCCGCGCGTCACCTCGCGGACCTGA
- a CDS encoding alkaline phosphatase family protein: MPGLSRSRFLSLAAGATTAAALTPYAEWIRPALAQAAPAKLTDIDHIVILMQENRSFDHYFGTLSGVRGYDDTKVATMPDGRPVFYQPDRNSAKGYVLPFHLDTKHTSAQRLHDLSHAWSVLHDSWNGGHFDGWVTAHRRSNGESAPLTMGYYTREDLPFYYALADAFTICDGYHASLMGPTNPNRYYWMSASIDPEGKHGGPATDNGGKRYTWETYPERLDRAGVSWRIYRTESTSEYPVGLDVIMNFAAFQDAPKTSSLYENAAKVRSADTLLGDIRTGNLPAVTWIVPPYELCEHPNMLPASGEAFVHLILNAFWSNPSLWAKTAFVIVYDENDGLFDHVVPPTPPPGTPGEFVGTTPIGLGFRVPCLVLSPFARGGYVCSDTFDHTSTLRLIEKRFGVEVPNLTAWRRETCGDLTSAFGFGEAPDPSIPVLPETTRALKIVEMQIRGLPAPTAPSIQSMPKQEAATFQRRRRGAVTT, from the coding sequence ATGCCGGGCCTCTCGCGATCGCGCTTCCTCTCGCTGGCCGCCGGGGCCACCACGGCCGCGGCGCTCACGCCGTACGCCGAATGGATACGACCCGCGTTGGCGCAGGCGGCGCCGGCGAAGCTCACCGACATCGATCACATCGTGATCCTGATGCAAGAGAACCGTTCGTTCGACCACTACTTCGGCACGCTCTCCGGCGTGCGCGGCTACGACGACACGAAGGTGGCGACGATGCCGGACGGCCGGCCGGTCTTCTACCAGCCCGATCGCAATTCGGCCAAGGGCTACGTCCTGCCGTTCCACCTCGACACCAAGCACACCAGCGCGCAGCGCCTGCACGACCTCAGCCACGCCTGGTCGGTGTTGCACGACTCGTGGAACGGCGGCCATTTCGACGGCTGGGTCACCGCGCACCGCCGCTCCAACGGCGAGAGCGCGCCGCTGACGATGGGCTACTACACGCGCGAGGACCTGCCGTTCTACTACGCGTTGGCGGATGCGTTCACGATCTGCGACGGCTACCATGCCTCGCTGATGGGACCCACGAATCCCAATCGCTACTACTGGATGAGTGCGTCGATCGACCCGGAGGGCAAGCACGGCGGCCCGGCGACCGATAACGGCGGCAAGCGCTACACGTGGGAGACGTATCCCGAACGGCTCGACCGCGCCGGCGTCTCGTGGCGCATCTACCGCACCGAGAGCACGAGCGAGTATCCCGTCGGGCTCGACGTGATCATGAACTTCGCGGCCTTCCAGGACGCACCCAAGACCTCGTCACTGTACGAGAACGCGGCCAAGGTGCGTTCGGCGGACACGCTGCTCGGCGACATTCGCACCGGCAACCTCCCCGCGGTGACCTGGATCGTGCCGCCCTACGAGCTGTGCGAGCATCCCAACATGCTGCCGGCGTCGGGCGAGGCGTTCGTCCATCTCATCCTCAACGCGTTCTGGTCGAACCCCAGCCTGTGGGCGAAGACCGCGTTCGTGATCGTCTACGACGAGAACGACGGCCTGTTCGACCACGTCGTTCCGCCGACGCCGCCGCCCGGTACGCCGGGCGAGTTCGTCGGCACGACGCCGATCGGGCTCGGCTTTCGCGTCCCGTGTCTGGTGCTCTCGCCGTTCGCGCGCGGCGGCTACGTCTGCAGCGACACGTTCGACCACACCTCGACCCTGCGGCTGATCGAGAAGCGTTTCGGGGTCGAGGTCCCCAACCTCACCGCCTGGCGCCGCGAGACCTGCGGCGACCTGACCAGCGCGTTCGGGTTCGGCGAGGCGCCCGACCCGAGCATTCCCGTCCTGCCGGAAACGACGCGAGCGCTCAAGATCGTCGAGATGCAGATCCGCGGCCTGCCGGCGCCGACGGCGCCCTCGATCCAGTCGATGCCGAAGCAGGAGGCCGCGACGTTCCAGCGGCGCCGCCGCGGCGCCGTGACCACCTGA